The Candidatus Deferrimicrobiaceae bacterium genomic sequence CCCGCCGATGCGCTGGACGCGCGCGATCGGCGATGTCGAAAAGCTGTTCCGCCGGTTTCGCGACACGGCGGCCCCGATGCTCGAAGAAGGAGATGCGAATGATCCGTAAAGCGGTCTTCCCCGCCGCGGGATTCGGCACCCGCTTCCTGCCCGCGACCAAGGCCTCTCCCAAGGAGATGCTGCCGCTGGTCGACAAGCCGCTCATCCAGCACGGCGTCGAGGAGGCGCGGGCGGCCGGCGTCCGCGACATGATCATCGTCACCGGCCGGGGCAAGCACGCCATCGAAGACCATTTCGACGTCTCCTTCGAACTCGAGGCGACGCTGAAGAAGAAGGGGGACGGCAAGCTCCACGACCTGATCCGGTCGATCAGCGATCTGGCCGACTTCTTCTACGTGCGCCAGAACCTGCCGATGGGGCTCGGACACGCCGTCCTGCGGGCGATGGACCTGGTGGGCTACGAGCCGTTCGCCGTCGTCCTCTCCGACGACGTCATCGATTCGGAGGTTCCGGTGCTGCGCCAGATGACCGACGTCTACGAGAAATACGACGCCGGGGTGGTGCTGGCGATCCAGGAGGTTCCGCACGACCAGGTGTCGCGCTACGGTA encodes the following:
- the galU gene encoding UTP--glucose-1-phosphate uridylyltransferase GalU, with the translated sequence MIRKAVFPAAGFGTRFLPATKASPKEMLPLVDKPLIQHGVEEARAAGVRDMIIVTGRGKHAIEDHFDVSFELEATLKKKGDGKLHDLIRSISDLADFFYVRQNLPMGLGHAVLRAMDLVGYEPFAVVLSDDVIDSEVPVLRQMTDVYEKYDAGVVLAIQEVPHDQVSRYGIIRGKRIAEGVYEVEDMVEKPSPDEAPSNLAIIGRYILPPAIFPALQGTQPGAGGEIQLTDAIRSLIGRERVIGYRFKGTRYDCGTKLGFLMANVAFALQDPDLGPGLRAFLKKEKLR